AGGGCGCCGACCGCTTCTACCTGATCCGGCACGGGGTGATCAGGGGCGAGCACGCGGCGCCGCAAACGCCTGACGAGTGGGAGGCGCTGCGCGAGGGGTGCCGCCGCGTCTTTGGCGAGGGGGCGACGAGCACACTCTCGACGGTGCCCGCGCACGAGGTGGACGAGTTGCTGCTGGTGACGTCGTGGTTCAGCGTGCGGCCAACGGAGCTGCAATCGACGGTGCCGGCCGACGCGGTGCGGACGCTCTGGGGCGCCTGACGAGCGCACGGCGTTCGCGCGCTTGGGCGGCGTCAGCGAGTGGCCGGGTCGAAAGCCGAGTCGATTGCCCGCTTGAGCTCGGCCATGGCGTACGGCTTGGAGAGGAGCATTGTCGCGCGGCCGAGTGCTCGCACCTCGCGCGTGGCCTCGCCGGCGAAGCCGCTTACCACCAGCGCGGGGAGGTTGGCGCGGTGCCGGCGAAGCGCGGCGATCATCTGCGTCCCGGTGCGCCCCGGCATCCGATAGTCGGTGATCACCAGCGCGCAGCTCTCGGCGTTTTGGGAGAACCACTGCTCCGCGGCGTCGGGTGTGGCGTGCGCGACGGCGTGGTGGCCCAGTGCGGCGACCACACGGCGCACCGTCTCCAGCACCACGGGTTCGTCGTCGACGAGCAGGATGGTGCGCGGACGCGTGGCCAATGCGCCGTGCGGTGCCCCCGGTGTGCCTGGCGCGCGGACGAGGTCATCCACCGCGAGCGCCGAGTGGTGACCCACATCGTCTGGTGGCTCGTCGTGGTCCTCGCCCGCCGACGGGAAGGTCACCGTCACGATGGTTCCAACGCTCACCGCGCTCTCGATCTCAATCGTGCCGCCTAACGCATGCACCAGGGCGCGCACGGTGGCGAGCCCCAGCCCGTTCCCGTCGCGCGCCTTGGTGGTGAAGAACGGCTCGTAGACGCGAGCAAGCGTCTGCTCGCACATGCCGTTCCCGTTGTCGCGCACGCGCAGGCAGGTCACGCCGCGACGCTGCTCGCACGCCGGGTCGATCTCCAGCACCACCACGCCGCCGTTCGGCATGGCCTGCGCGCTGTTGGTGGCGAGGTTCATCACGACCTGGTGCAGTTCGGCGCTCGACGCATGGACCATGACCGGGCCCGGCACCCGGACGTCGATCCGGACGCCGGCCGAGGCGTACGAACGGACCAGACGCGCCACTTCGCGCACCACCTCGGAAAGGTCGCTCGTCGCCGACGAGTCCACCTCGCCCTTGCGCAGCTGCAAGATGCGCTTGACCAGATCGCGCCCGCGCTCAGCCGACGCGCGAATGTCATCCAGCAGCTCGAGCGACTCCGCGTTTGCCGTTGCCGAGAGCAGCTCGACGTTGGCGAGGATTGGCGCCAGCAGGTTGTTGAAGTCGTGGGCCACCCCTCCCGCGAGCGTTCCCAGCGCCTCGAGCTGCGCCCCGCGCCTGCGCTCTGCCTCGGCGCGCAGCCGAGCCTCGGCTTCGCGTTCGAGCCCGGCGACGAGCAGCCCCACCGACACCGTCGCCGTGAGGCCGAGCATCGCCGTCGTGAGCCCGGCCAGCGACCAGGCCGAGAGCATGAAGTCGCGGCCCGCCGCCCAGGGCATCGTCCCCATGGACACGCCGACGCCGAGGACGACGAAGACCGCGACGTTCATCATGACGACCGCAACACCGGCCCGCACGCCCAGCAGGAGCCCGGCGGCCAGCGCCGACATCGACAGCCAGACGGGCCCCGCCGCCACCAGCCCCGCCTTGGTCAGCGTGAGCGTACCGACCGCGAAGAGCGAGGCGACGAGGGCCCAGGCGCGCGTGCGGAAGGTGGGACGCTGACTGTACAGCATGAAGCAGGTGGCCACGTAGCAGGAGACATCGAGCGCGGCAATCGCGTACAGCCCGCGCGAGGCGAGGACATGGATCGCGAAGGTGAGCGTGGGGAGCCCGAACACCACGACCGCGCCGAGGAGGGCGGCGAGAATGCGGCCGCGCCACTGGTCGAGCGCCGACGCCTCGTCGAGCCCGAAACGCGCCGCCGTCTGGCGCGTCCACGCGCTGGTCCAGTTGCGCAGTCGATCGAAGGGGGGAACGGGAGTGGTGGGCACGACAAGAGTATCGGCCGTCACATTCCTCGGTTGAAGCGACTGGCACGGCGGTGCGAGTTCGGCGAGCCATCACGCACCGCTATCTTGGGTGCGCTCGCACGCATTCGTTCCCGAACCCGCCCCTCATGTCACGGTCGCATCTGTCCTGCC
This genomic stretch from Gemmatimonadaceae bacterium harbors:
- a CDS encoding response regulator, with protein sequence MPTTPVPPFDRLRNWTSAWTRQTAARFGLDEASALDQWRGRILAALLGAVVVFGLPTLTFAIHVLASRGLYAIAALDVSCYVATCFMLYSQRPTFRTRAWALVASLFAVGTLTLTKAGLVAAGPVWLSMSALAAGLLLGVRAGVAVVMMNVAVFVVLGVGVSMGTMPWAAGRDFMLSAWSLAGLTTAMLGLTATVSVGLLVAGLEREAEARLRAEAERRRGAQLEALGTLAGGVAHDFNNLLAPILANVELLSATANAESLELLDDIRASAERGRDLVKRILQLRKGEVDSSATSDLSEVVREVARLVRSYASAGVRIDVRVPGPVMVHASSAELHQVVMNLATNSAQAMPNGGVVVLEIDPACEQRRGVTCLRVRDNGNGMCEQTLARVYEPFFTTKARDGNGLGLATVRALVHALGGTIEIESAVSVGTIVTVTFPSAGEDHDEPPDDVGHHSALAVDDLVRAPGTPGAPHGALATRPRTILLVDDEPVVLETVRRVVAALGHHAVAHATPDAAEQWFSQNAESCALVITDYRMPGRTGTQMIAALRRHRANLPALVVSGFAGEATREVRALGRATMLLSKPYAMAELKRAIDSAFDPATR